A DNA window from Streptomyces bacillaris contains the following coding sequences:
- the lepA gene encoding translation elongation factor 4: protein MPATPSNVPEPSRTDPALIRNFCIIAHIDHGKSTLADRMLQLTGVVDQRQMRAQYLDRMDIERERGITIKSQAVRLPWAPTEGEDKGRTHVLNMIDTPGHVDFTYEVSRSLAACEGTILLVDAAQGIEAQTLANLYLAMENDLTIVPVLNKIDLPAAQPEKFSEELANLIGCRPEDVLKVSAKTGVGVDALLDRVVRDVPAPVGVADAPARAMIFDSVYDSYRGVVTYVRVVDGQLNKRERIRMMSTGATHELLEIGVSSPEMTPADGIGVGEVGYIITGVKDVRQSKVGDTITSLQNGATEALGGYKDPKPMVFSGLYPLDGSDYPDLREALDKLQLNDAALVYEPETSAALGFGFRVGFLGLLHLDVVRERLEREFGLDLIATAPNVVYRVEMEDGTEHIVTNPSEFPEGKIDKVHEPVVRATVLAPSEFIGAIMELCQGRRGTLLGMDYLSEDRVEIRYTLPLAEIVFDFFDQLKSKTRGYASLDYEPTGEQTAHLVKVDILLHGDKVDAFSAVTHKDKAYAYGVRLVAKLQKLIPRQNFEVPIQAAIGARVIARETVRAIRKDVLAKCYGGDISRKRKLLEKQKEGKKRMKMVGNVEVPQDAFIAVLSTDESAGESKSKK, encoded by the coding sequence GTGCCCGCGACTCCTTCCAACGTGCCCGAGCCGAGCCGTACCGACCCGGCGCTGATCCGCAATTTCTGCATCATCGCGCACATCGACCACGGCAAGTCGACCCTTGCCGACCGGATGCTCCAGCTGACGGGCGTGGTCGACCAGCGGCAGATGCGCGCTCAGTACCTCGACCGGATGGACATCGAGCGCGAGCGCGGCATCACCATCAAGTCCCAGGCGGTCCGGCTGCCCTGGGCGCCCACCGAGGGCGAGGACAAGGGCCGTACCCACGTCCTCAACATGATCGACACCCCGGGCCACGTGGACTTCACCTACGAGGTCTCCCGTTCGCTCGCCGCCTGCGAGGGCACGATCCTGCTGGTCGACGCCGCACAGGGCATCGAGGCCCAGACGCTGGCCAACCTCTATCTGGCGATGGAGAACGACCTCACCATCGTCCCGGTGCTCAACAAGATCGACCTCCCGGCCGCCCAGCCGGAGAAGTTCTCCGAGGAGCTGGCCAACCTCATCGGCTGCCGGCCCGAGGACGTGCTCAAGGTCTCGGCCAAGACCGGTGTCGGCGTGGACGCGCTGCTCGACCGGGTCGTCCGGGACGTACCGGCCCCGGTCGGTGTCGCGGACGCCCCCGCCCGCGCGATGATCTTCGACTCGGTCTACGACTCGTACCGGGGCGTCGTCACCTACGTCCGTGTCGTCGACGGCCAGCTCAACAAGCGCGAGCGCATCCGGATGATGTCGACCGGCGCCACCCACGAGCTGCTGGAGATCGGGGTCTCCTCCCCGGAGATGACCCCGGCCGACGGCATCGGCGTGGGCGAGGTCGGCTACATCATCACCGGGGTGAAGGACGTCCGGCAGTCCAAGGTCGGTGACACGATCACCTCCCTGCAGAACGGGGCGACCGAGGCGCTCGGCGGCTACAAGGACCCGAAGCCGATGGTGTTCTCCGGGCTCTACCCGCTGGACGGCTCGGACTACCCGGACCTGCGCGAGGCGCTCGACAAGCTCCAGCTCAACGACGCCGCCCTGGTCTACGAGCCGGAGACCTCCGCCGCGCTCGGCTTCGGCTTCCGCGTCGGCTTCCTCGGCCTGCTCCACCTGGACGTGGTCCGCGAGCGGCTGGAGCGCGAGTTCGGCCTCGACCTGATCGCCACCGCGCCCAACGTGGTCTACCGGGTCGAGATGGAGGACGGCACCGAGCACATCGTCACCAACCCGAGCGAGTTCCCCGAGGGCAAGATCGACAAGGTGCACGAGCCGGTCGTCCGCGCCACGGTGCTGGCCCCGAGCGAGTTCATCGGCGCGATCATGGAGCTGTGCCAGGGCCGGCGCGGCACCCTGCTCGGCATGGACTACCTCTCCGAGGACCGGGTCGAGATCCGCTACACCCTGCCCCTCGCGGAGATCGTCTTCGACTTCTTCGACCAGCTGAAGTCCAAGACCCGGGGTTACGCCTCCCTCGACTACGAGCCCACCGGCGAGCAGACCGCCCACCTCGTCAAGGTCGACATCCTGCTCCACGGCGACAAGGTGGACGCGTTCTCCGCGGTCACCCACAAGGACAAGGCGTACGCGTACGGCGTACGGCTCGTCGCCAAGCTGCAGAAGCTCATCCCGCGGCAGAACTTCGAGGTGCCGATCCAGGCCGCCATCGGCGCCCGGGTCATCGCCCGTGAGACGGTCCGCGCCATCCGCAAGGACGTCCTCGCCAAGTGTTACGGCGGTGACATCTCCCGTAAGCGGAAGCTGCTGGAGAAGCAGAAGGAGGGCAAGAAGCGGATGAAGATGGTCGGCAACGTGGAGGTCCCGCAGGACGCCTTCATCGCGGTGCTGTCCACCGACGAGTCCGCCGGAGAGAGCAAGAGCAAGAAGTAA
- a CDS encoding AMP-dependent synthetase/ligase, which yields MSDTQTKIDNRPPSVAALFIDRVAATPDGEAYRYPVPSASGEGPDDWKSLSWGQAAERVFAIAAGLIALGVRPEERVALSSATRVEWILIDLGVMCAGAATTTVYPSTNAEESAFILADSESRVLVAEDAEQLAKARERRAELPDLAHVVVIDPTGVEPAADDPEGWIITLAELEARGNELLAKAPDAVTERVAAITSDQLATLIYTSGTTGRPKGVRLPHDNWSYMAKATVSTGLINADDVQYLWLPLAHVFGKVLTSGQIEVGHVTAIDGRIDKIVENLPVVQPTYMAAVPRIFEKVYNGVASKARAGGGAKYKIFQWAAGVAREYAKVSQDNFRRTGKASVPFALGAKHKVADALVYSKIRDAFGGRLRACVSGSAALAPDIGYFFAGAGVHILEGYGLTESSAASFVNPGEAYRTGTVGKPLPGTEVRIAEDGEILLRGPGIMEGYHKLPDKTDEVLESDGWFHTGDIGELSADGYLRITDRKKDLIKTSGGKYVAPAEVEGQFKAVCPFVSNILVHGADRNFCTALIALDGPTILGWAAENGLEGKEYAEVVAAPQTVELIDGYVQRLNEGLQRWQTIKKFRLLPRDLDVEHGELTPSLKLKRPVVEREYQGLIDEMYAGSREA from the coding sequence GTGAGCGACACACAGACCAAGATCGATAACCGGCCGCCCTCCGTGGCGGCCCTCTTCATCGACCGCGTGGCGGCGACCCCGGACGGGGAGGCGTACCGCTACCCGGTCCCGTCGGCCTCGGGCGAGGGCCCCGACGACTGGAAGTCGCTGAGCTGGGGCCAGGCCGCGGAGCGGGTCTTCGCGATCGCGGCCGGGCTGATCGCGCTCGGCGTGCGGCCGGAGGAGCGGGTCGCCCTCTCCTCCGCCACCCGGGTGGAGTGGATCCTCATCGACCTCGGCGTCATGTGCGCGGGCGCCGCGACCACCACGGTCTACCCCTCCACGAACGCGGAGGAGTCCGCGTTCATCCTGGCCGACTCCGAGAGCCGCGTCCTCGTCGCGGAGGACGCGGAGCAGCTGGCCAAGGCCCGGGAGCGCCGCGCCGAGCTGCCCGACCTGGCCCATGTCGTCGTCATCGACCCGACCGGCGTCGAGCCCGCCGCCGACGACCCCGAGGGCTGGATCATCACCCTCGCGGAGCTGGAGGCCCGGGGCAACGAACTGCTGGCCAAGGCCCCGGACGCGGTCACCGAGCGGGTCGCCGCCATCACCTCCGACCAGCTCGCCACCCTCATCTACACCTCCGGCACCACCGGCCGCCCCAAGGGCGTACGGCTGCCGCACGACAACTGGTCGTACATGGCCAAGGCCACCGTCTCGACCGGGCTGATCAACGCCGACGACGTGCAGTACCTCTGGCTGCCGCTCGCCCACGTCTTCGGCAAGGTCCTCACCTCGGGCCAGATCGAGGTCGGCCACGTCACCGCGATCGACGGCCGCATCGACAAGATCGTCGAGAACCTGCCGGTCGTCCAGCCGACCTACATGGCCGCCGTGCCCCGCATCTTTGAGAAGGTCTACAACGGGGTCGCCTCCAAGGCCCGCGCGGGCGGCGGCGCCAAGTACAAGATCTTCCAGTGGGCGGCCGGGGTCGCCCGCGAGTACGCCAAGGTCTCCCAGGACAACTTCCGGCGCACCGGCAAGGCCTCCGTCCCCTTCGCGCTCGGCGCCAAGCACAAGGTCGCCGACGCGCTCGTCTACTCCAAGATCCGTGACGCCTTCGGCGGCCGGCTGCGCGCCTGTGTCTCCGGCTCCGCCGCCCTCGCCCCCGACATCGGCTACTTCTTCGCGGGCGCCGGCGTCCACATCCTGGAGGGCTACGGCCTCACCGAGAGCAGCGCCGCCTCCTTCGTCAACCCGGGCGAGGCCTACCGCACCGGCACCGTCGGCAAGCCGCTCCCCGGCACCGAGGTGCGCATCGCGGAGGACGGCGAGATCCTGCTGCGCGGCCCCGGCATCATGGAGGGGTACCACAAGCTGCCCGACAAGACCGATGAGGTGCTGGAGTCGGACGGCTGGTTCCACACCGGTGACATCGGCGAGCTGTCGGCCGACGGCTATCTCCGTATCACCGACCGCAAGAAGGACCTGATCAAGACGTCCGGCGGCAAGTACGTCGCCCCGGCGGAGGTCGAAGGCCAGTTCAAGGCGGTCTGCCCGTTCGTCTCCAACATCCTGGTGCACGGCGCGGACCGTAACTTCTGCACCGCGCTCATCGCCCTCGACGGCCCCACCATCCTGGGCTGGGCCGCCGAGAACGGCCTGGAGGGCAAGGAGTACGCGGAGGTGGTCGCCGCCCCGCAGACCGTCGAGCTGATCGACGGCTACGTCCAGCGCCTCAACGAGGGGCTCCAGCGCTGGCAGACCATCAAGAAGTTCCGCCTCCTGCCCCGCGACCTGGACGTCGAGCACGGCGAGCTGACCCCGAGCCTCAAGCTGAAGCGGCCGGTCGTCGAGCGCGAGTACCAGGGGCTGATCGACGAGATGTACGCGGGCTCGCGCGAGGCGTGA